The following proteins are co-located in the Chloroflexota bacterium genome:
- a CDS encoding class I SAM-dependent methyltransferase, whose translation MNLALDIPAKTDYPPYIFSTAYGLESCASAYYETNFLIRRVFIQRMKETIKLIPPRSYKCILDAGTGIGFLLPTLSHLAQCVVAVDYSQILTTTMQMVKRRHLTNIYPCQADLTNLPFDANSFDLIICLSVLEHIPEPAEVLGEFRRVLKRDGVAIVGYPVENLALGMIRKIEGILFRPDQYRAAAASVGRHLISGHVTAGHSIATDAARLLKVEREVNIKLVGLAPLYQLLRLQIG comes from the coding sequence TTGAATCTAGCACTGGACATTCCGGCCAAGACCGATTACCCGCCGTATATTTTCTCCACAGCGTACGGACTGGAGAGCTGTGCTTCCGCTTACTACGAAACTAACTTCTTAATCAGAAGGGTCTTTATCCAGAGAATGAAGGAGACTATTAAGCTCATACCACCAAGGTCCTACAAATGCATATTAGATGCCGGTACAGGGATAGGGTTCCTCTTACCGACGCTCTCACACCTGGCCCAGTGCGTGGTGGCCGTAGACTACTCTCAAATTCTGACGACGACGATGCAGATGGTCAAGAGACGCCACTTAACCAATATTTACCCCTGCCAAGCCGATCTAACCAATCTTCCTTTCGATGCCAATTCATTCGATCTGATCATTTGTTTGAGTGTTCTGGAACATATCCCAGAACCAGCCGAAGTCCTTGGCGAGTTTAGGAGGGTACTTAAACGTGATGGGGTAGCGATCGTAGGTTATCCAGTAGAGAACCTCGCCTTGGGAATGATTCGTAAAATTGAGGGGATACTATTTCGCCCCGATCAATATAGGGCAGCCGCAGCCAGCGTAGGGCGACACCTGATCAGCGGTCACGTCACCGCTGGCCACTCCATCGCCACTGACGCGGCCAGACTGCTTAAGGTTGAACGGGAGGTCAATATAAAACTAGTCGGGCTAGCTCCGCTATATCAGCTACTGCGCTTGCAAATCGGCTAG
- a CDS encoding methyltransferase domain-containing protein → MLLAQVDKLQCPVCHYGQLTTSTASLSNLELHSGELSCAACGQRFPIRDGIPILLKPDLAYFYNPDYSAKTEGGTEKTRELQWHDARAQDHDELIQMSQQNAYARLRWWQLFELLPFLQELRPMSVLSACCGLGFELSLLAEVCKDLACFDISAYSARAAKQRAESTLAEIRLDAFCADVENIPLKDDSFDLVVAHHSLHHLEDPRLAISELIRVARRYIALFEPSRGIGRKLVKSLKLRSAIEKDGAVIYEFSPTLFQDLGNVKVQRYEKVLVSTVRHKELPLWKWISRLGLTEPFVWLVRTLNLALGSTLGTKATILLEKI, encoded by the coding sequence ATGTTATTGGCTCAAGTGGACAAGCTGCAATGCCCTGTTTGCCATTATGGTCAATTAACCACGTCTACCGCTAGTCTATCCAACCTGGAGCTCCACTCTGGTGAACTCTCCTGTGCCGCTTGCGGGCAGCGATTCCCCATTCGGGATGGCATCCCTATTTTACTCAAGCCAGACCTGGCTTACTTCTACAACCCAGATTATTCCGCCAAAACAGAAGGCGGTACCGAGAAGACGAGAGAGCTCCAATGGCACGACGCCCGTGCTCAGGATCACGACGAGCTCATCCAGATGTCACAGCAGAATGCTTATGCCCGTCTAAGATGGTGGCAGTTATTTGAATTGCTGCCATTCTTACAAGAATTACGACCGATGAGCGTGCTGTCCGCCTGTTGTGGCCTGGGCTTCGAGCTCTCCCTCCTGGCCGAGGTCTGTAAGGACCTGGCCTGTTTCGATATATCAGCCTATTCGGCCAGGGCGGCTAAGCAGCGGGCGGAGAGCACGCTGGCGGAGATCAGGCTCGATGCCTTCTGCGCCGATGTGGAGAACATCCCCTTAAAGGACGACAGCTTTGACCTGGTCGTTGCCCATCACAGTTTGCATCACCTTGAGGACCCAAGGCTAGCCATATCAGAGCTAATCCGGGTAGCTAGACGATACATAGCCCTGTTTGAACCCAGCCGGGGGATCGGTCGCAAACTGGTCAAGTCCTTAAAATTGAGATCAGCCATAGAAAAAGATGGGGCCGTCATTTATGAGTTCTCCCCAACATTGTTTCAGGACCTCGGAAATGTTAAGGTACAGCGTTATGAAAAAGTGTTAGTGAGTACCGTCAGGCATAAGGAGCTACCGCTCTGGAAATGGATCAGCCGACTCGGGCTGACAGAGCCCTTCGTCTGGCTGGTGCGGACCCTCAATCTTGCTCTAGGAAGCACCCTGGGCACAAAGGCGACGATACTCCTGGAGAAGATATAA
- a CDS encoding glycosyltransferase family 4 protein: MSYRILMIAPTPFFADRGCHVQIYEQMRSLRKLGHEVTICTYHNGRDLPGLDIRRIIKIPWYNKIEAGPSYHKLYLDLLLLVKSLRTAWQIKPDIIHGHLHEGAVIGYLVSRITKVPLLFDLQGSLTGELRAHNFHPERGLLYKLLGWAEGMIDHLPEVVVTQSTEMIEELKNKFRLPAEKVFLTLDGVDTDEFRPGLDSTDLRASLNLPEGKKIVVYLGLLNEYQGVDCLIQSIPHVIARSPKVHFLIMGFPNEDKYQRMAERSGVGSYVTFTGRIDYKEAPRYICLGDVAISPKLGETEANGKLYNYMACGLPTVAFDTQVNREILGDLGIYAQLGDPASLAEATLTALSDGFPAEELRMKLRQRVLDHFSWDNVARRLESCYELAYDRCGQHTKAAFRWNKKA; the protein is encoded by the coding sequence TTGAGCTACCGCATTCTGATGATCGCCCCCACACCCTTCTTTGCCGACCGCGGCTGCCACGTGCAAATCTATGAGCAAATGCGCTCCCTGCGCAAACTTGGTCACGAAGTGACCATTTGCACCTACCACAACGGGCGCGATCTGCCCGGCTTGGATATTAGGCGTATCATTAAGATCCCCTGGTATAATAAGATTGAAGCCGGACCATCCTACCACAAGCTCTATCTGGACCTGCTACTGCTCGTTAAATCCCTGCGTACAGCCTGGCAGATAAAGCCAGATATCATCCACGGCCATTTGCACGAAGGAGCAGTCATCGGCTACCTCGTAAGCCGCATAACCAAAGTGCCCCTGCTCTTTGACCTGCAAGGCAGCCTGACCGGAGAGTTAAGGGCGCATAATTTTCACCCTGAGCGAGGATTGTTGTACAAGCTACTGGGATGGGCGGAAGGGATGATCGACCATCTCCCAGAGGTAGTAGTCACCCAGTCTACAGAGATGATCGAGGAGTTGAAGAACAAGTTCAGACTCCCTGCAGAGAAGGTCTTTCTGACCCTGGATGGGGTAGATACGGACGAATTCCGGCCCGGTCTAGACAGCACAGACCTGAGGGCAAGCCTGAATCTGCCTGAGGGAAAGAAGATCGTCGTCTATCTCGGCCTTTTGAACGAATATCAGGGCGTTGACTGTTTGATTCAGTCCATCCCCCATGTGATAGCGCGATCTCCAAAGGTTCATTTTCTGATCATGGGCTTTCCTAATGAGGACAAGTATCAGAGAATGGCTGAACGGTCGGGCGTGGGCAGTTATGTCACGTTTACGGGACGGATAGACTATAAGGAAGCGCCCCGCTACATTTGTCTCGGCGACGTGGCTATCTCCCCGAAACTGGGCGAGACCGAGGCCAATGGGAAATTATATAACTACATGGCCTGCGGGCTACCTACGGTGGCCTTCGACACCCAGGTCAATCGGGAGATCCTGGGTGACCTGGGTATCTATGCCCAGCTTGGTGATCCAGCCTCCTTAGCTGAGGCGACCTTGACTGCCCTGAGCGATGGCTTTCCCGCCGAGGAGCTAAGGATGAAGCTGCGCCAAAGGGTATTGGACCATTTTTCATGGGATAACGTTGCCCGCCGGCTGGAGTCATGCTACGAGCTGGCTTATGACAGATGCGGTCAACACACAAAAGCAGCATTCCGCTGGAACAAGAAGGCATAA
- a CDS encoding glycosyltransferase family 2 protein, with product MTWPNALTINRSLSKAPLDISIVMPVFNEAKTVVPLYHQLREVMEGIGKTYELIAIDDGSTDESFKVLQELHDEDNRVKVIRFRRNFGQTAAFSAGFDYANGEIIITMDADLQNDPRDIPQLLQKMHDGYDVVSGWRSQRQDVYLSRVLPSKIANLVISQVTGVWLHDYGCSLKAYRREVIKNIRLYGEMHRFIPALASWMGVRVAEVDVHHSPRRFGKSNYGLSRTIKVILDLLTVRFLLSYSTKPIQIFGLVGGLCLIAGLGLGIYLAILRLFMNVPIGDRPLLLLSALLAMVGVQIVTMGLLGELVVRTYHESQGKPTYVIREIVD from the coding sequence ATGACTTGGCCCAACGCTCTAACGATCAATCGCTCCTTGTCGAAGGCACCTTTAGACATCTCTATCGTGATGCCCGTCTTCAACGAGGCAAAAACCGTTGTGCCTCTTTATCATCAGTTGCGAGAGGTTATGGAGGGGATTGGTAAAACCTACGAGCTTATCGCCATCGATGACGGCAGCACGGATGAAAGCTTCAAGGTTCTCCAAGAGTTGCATGATGAGGATAACAGGGTCAAGGTCATTCGTTTTCGGCGCAATTTCGGTCAAACGGCAGCCTTTTCAGCTGGTTTTGACTACGCCAACGGCGAAATCATCATAACCATGGACGCTGACCTTCAGAACGATCCACGGGATATCCCCCAGCTGCTCCAGAAGATGCATGATGGCTATGATGTGGTCAGTGGCTGGCGTTCCCAGCGGCAGGATGTCTATCTAAGCCGCGTGTTGCCCTCCAAAATAGCCAACCTGGTCATCTCCCAGGTCACTGGGGTCTGGCTACACGATTATGGTTGCTCTCTAAAAGCCTATAGACGTGAGGTGATCAAGAATATCCGGCTCTATGGCGAGATGCACCGCTTCATCCCCGCCCTGGCCAGCTGGATGGGTGTTCGGGTAGCCGAAGTGGATGTTCATCATTCGCCAAGGCGTTTCGGCAAATCGAACTACGGGCTTTCACGTACGATCAAGGTTATCCTTGATCTCTTAACCGTGCGCTTCCTGTTGAGCTACTCCACGAAACCGATACAGATATTCGGTCTGGTGGGCGGCTTGTGTTTAATCGCCGGCTTGGGACTGGGGATATACCTGGCAATTCTCAGGCTATTTATGAACGTTCCCATCGGCGACCGACCCCTTTTGCTTCTCAGCGCTCTACTGGCCATGGTCGGTGTCCAGATTGTGACCATGGGACTCCTCGGCGAGCTCGTAGTCAGAACCTATCACGAATCGCAAGGCAAGCCCACTTATGTCATAAGGGAGATCGTGGATTGA
- a CDS encoding B12-binding domain-containing radical SAM protein → MNIDFVYAGNQKVGPVPFGVISLAAILETEGHSVQVVDLDGQSFSYDSLAKRYEREKREPKMIGLTTMTTPTLERVAHLAELYRQIFPQSLIVVGGPHATIFPQEMLQELPIDVVVVGEGYVTVQDLARKIETGADLGEVQGLYYRKNGGITQTGERPLLMEMDILPMPAWHLVDLLQHYYVYIIESRGCPFRCTFCYSQMHKRYITKSPARVVQDIKYMHDRFKVRTFKFWDDLPFGGHKAKMVEFCERLRQERLNVSWSCFIRPEMVDEETIQAMRAAGCFRVALGVETGSPRMLKILNKHNTPEKYRHVFTILNKHDIITGVTFMLGLPDENKEDLEMSLQLAREIKATEYFAQNFKPYPGTALFQFALERGFNPPQNIFEWSKYSDFTQYNVNVSNVSTEDLLKVRKQIEGLTDKRKIYRILARVGLKQVATAPLKETSRFLHVGYNRLIAPRIKGATRISG, encoded by the coding sequence ATGAACATCGATTTCGTCTATGCAGGTAACCAAAAGGTTGGCCCAGTACCCTTCGGGGTCATCTCCCTGGCCGCCATCTTAGAAACAGAGGGGCACTCCGTTCAGGTGGTCGACCTCGATGGCCAGAGCTTCAGCTACGACTCCCTGGCCAAACGATATGAGAGAGAGAAACGAGAGCCAAAGATGATTGGCCTCACCACGATGACAACACCCACCCTGGAGAGGGTAGCCCATTTAGCTGAACTCTACCGTCAGATCTTTCCCCAAAGCCTGATCGTTGTAGGTGGCCCTCACGCCACCATCTTCCCTCAGGAGATGCTTCAGGAGTTGCCGATAGATGTGGTAGTTGTGGGGGAAGGGTACGTGACGGTGCAAGATCTGGCCAGGAAGATCGAAACCGGGGCTGATTTGGGTGAGGTCCAGGGCCTTTACTATCGTAAGAACGGAGGTATCACCCAAACAGGCGAGCGACCGTTACTGATGGAGATGGACATCCTCCCCATGCCCGCCTGGCATCTGGTGGACCTCCTACAGCATTATTACGTTTATATCATTGAGAGTCGTGGCTGTCCCTTCCGCTGCACCTTTTGCTATTCCCAGATGCATAAGAGATACATCACTAAAAGCCCAGCGCGTGTGGTTCAGGACATCAAGTATATGCATGACAGATTCAAGGTCCGTACCTTCAAATTCTGGGATGACCTACCCTTTGGTGGACATAAGGCGAAGATGGTGGAGTTCTGTGAGCGCCTGCGCCAGGAGCGGCTGAACGTCTCCTGGAGCTGCTTCATCCGCCCCGAGATGGTTGATGAGGAGACAATTCAGGCCATGCGTGCTGCTGGTTGCTTCCGTGTGGCGCTGGGGGTAGAAACCGGCTCGCCGCGCATGCTGAAGATTCTTAACAAGCATAACACGCCGGAAAAATACAGACACGTTTTCACCATCTTGAACAAACACGACATCATCACAGGCGTCACCTTTATGCTTGGGCTGCCTGATGAGAACAAGGAAGATCTGGAAATGAGCCTCCAACTAGCCCGAGAGATCAAGGCCACGGAGTATTTTGCCCAGAACTTTAAGCCCTACCCAGGCACGGCATTATTCCAGTTTGCTCTAGAGAGGGGTTTCAACCCGCCTCAAAACATCTTTGAGTGGTCTAAATATAGCGACTTTACCCAATACAACGTGAACGTATCCAACGTCTCCACCGAGGACTTGCTCAAGGTCAGAAAACAGATTGAGGGATTAACGGATAAAAGGAAGATTTATCGCATCTTGGCCAGAGTGGGGTTAAAGCAGGTGGCCACCGCTCCCCTGAAGGAGACCAGCCGCTTCTTACACGTCGGATACAATCGCTTGATCGCTCCCAGGATTAAGGGAGCAACAAGAATCTCTGGATGA
- a CDS encoding flippase-like domain-containing protein yields MDQLHSIEGKSQPTRSNLAMFLNQLSHALYLGMQAIKPILTRHGSTLVRIIGSLLFIYFIISYAGVDGVRILSMFRDTNYLYVFLSLFSLLLIYPLMALKWGALLSLQAVRIPLRILAILYWIGAFFNVVIPGRYGGDVFRAYALFKHTKQVGGTISVVLDRLSGIAVLFMLAILASLINYSLVGANFLLAISLVFVVFLILVALFFTKSIYLFIANLVHRFGLFNLERQVLDLIEAVHSYKRQSRSWLNVFALTLIAQVLSVLTCYFGAVALGIALPFGYFLLLMPPIFLTALLPISINGIGVQDSAYVFFFSKVGVGASEALSMSILYHLLRTALDLLGGIIYLARR; encoded by the coding sequence TTGGACCAACTGCATTCCATCGAAGGCAAGTCACAGCCGACAAGATCCAACCTGGCTATGTTCTTAAATCAGCTCAGCCATGCGCTGTATCTAGGAATGCAAGCCATCAAGCCTATCCTGACCAGGCATGGGTCGACTCTAGTGCGAATCATAGGAAGCTTGCTCTTTATCTACTTCATTATCTCCTACGCTGGCGTTGACGGAGTACGTATTTTGAGCATGTTTCGGGACACGAACTACCTCTATGTCTTCCTCTCTCTTTTTTCCTTACTCCTCATCTACCCACTGATGGCCCTCAAGTGGGGCGCCTTACTCTCCCTCCAGGCTGTGCGGATCCCACTAAGGATACTGGCTATCCTTTACTGGATTGGAGCCTTCTTTAATGTGGTGATCCCGGGACGATACGGTGGCGACGTATTCAGGGCCTACGCCCTTTTCAAACACACGAAGCAAGTGGGGGGAACGATCTCGGTAGTCCTGGATCGCTTGTCAGGGATAGCTGTCCTCTTCATGCTGGCTATCTTGGCCTCACTCATTAACTATTCCTTAGTGGGAGCGAACTTTTTGCTTGCCATCAGCCTTGTCTTCGTTGTCTTCCTTATTTTAGTGGCCCTATTCTTCACGAAAAGCATCTACCTCTTCATTGCCAATCTCGTCCATCGGTTTGGGCTGTTTAATCTCGAAAGACAGGTCCTGGACCTGATAGAGGCTGTCCATTCATATAAAAGGCAGAGCAGGTCATGGCTAAATGTCTTTGCCCTTACCCTTATCGCCCAAGTTCTCAGCGTATTGACATGCTATTTTGGAGCCGTGGCTCTCGGGATAGCGCTCCCTTTTGGTTATTTTCTGCTGCTTATGCCCCCCATCTTCCTGACAGCACTCTTACCCATCTCGATCAACGGTATTGGTGTGCAGGATAGCGCTTACGTCTTTTTCTTCAGTAAGGTTGGGGTAGGCGCTTCTGAAGCACTATCGATGTCAATCCTTTACCATCTGTTACGAACGGCTCTGGATCTCTTGGGGGGCATAATTTACCTGGCCAGACGATAG